The Verrucomicrobiota bacterium nucleotide sequence TTGCTTGCTCCTTACAGATCCACTTCGGGATATGCTCGTCGCTCGCGCCTCGTCTGGCCGAAAAATCCCTTGCCGCGAACGTGAGCGTATTTATGAAACGGACCACTAAGGATGCGGCTTGATCGATACCGAGATTCGATCAAGTCAACAGGCTTGGCTTGCCGCGGAGGGAGCGGTGCTTGATCTCATTGCGCAACAGAATCAGGTAATAACCGGGTCCCTTCTGGCTCAAATGGCTCGAGGCATGGTGGAAATCTACCCTGGACGCCTCCTCGGAGTCACGGCGTCTCACTCGATCGGACTCCCAGCTCTCGGTGGGGGACCACTGATTCAGTTGTGGTTTGTCGCCTGCAAATGACATAAAGCACTCTTGCGAATTACAAAGCAAAATTCAGGCCCAGCCTAATATTCGGCGGGATTTTTTCGAACTTGAGAGAAATGCCGATTGATTTCGTGTCTCCGTCGCGTTCCCATCGTGCGCAGCAGATCCCGTGAAGCTCCAGGAAATCAAAGAAACTCTGAATGCCAATCGACTTCGCTTATCGAAATCGCTCGGTCAAAATTTTCTGCACGACCGCAATCAACTCCGGCGTATTGCGGACGCCGCGGACCTGGCGGTTGGCGACCAAGTTCTGGAAATTGGCCCAGGCTTGGGGGCGTTGACCCAGATTCTGGTTGAGAAGGGAGCGATCGTCCTGGCCGTCGAAAAGGATCGACGCCTTTACGATCTCCTCGAAGTTCGCTATCGCGGTTTCGCCAACCTGACCCTCGTGCATGAAGACGCCCTGGAATGCTTGCGCAAGGATTCCCGAAATTGGGCCGATTGGAAACTTGTCTCGAACCTGCCGTACTCGGTCGCTTCGCCCATCCTGGTCGAACTCGCTCAGTCGAACGGCTGCCCGGAACGAATGGTGGCCACGGTGCAATTGGAAGTGGCCCGGCGGCTCGCGGCATCTGCGGGTGACCCGGATTACGGGGTGCTCACGCTCCTGATTCGGTCGCGCTATGACGTCGCAGGATGGTTCAAGATTCCCGCCCCCTGTTTCTTCCCGGCGCCAAATGTGGATTCGGCTTGCGTGACGCTCGTGCGCAGACGCGATCCGCTCCTTTCGCCGGAGCAGGCGGAGCCGTTCGGGAAGATTGTGAAACGCGGCTTTTCGCAGCGCCGCAAAGTGATGCTGAAGCTGCTGAGAAGCGACTGGCCGGCTGAACGCCTCGCGTCAGCTTACGTTCAACTGGGCCTGGCCCCGGACATTCGCGCGGAAAAAGTCAGCCTCGAACAATTTTCCGAATTGA carries:
- the rsmA gene encoding ribosomal RNA small subunit methyltransferase A is translated as MKLQEIKETLNANRLRLSKSLGQNFLHDRNQLRRIADAADLAVGDQVLEIGPGLGALTQILVEKGAIVLAVEKDRRLYDLLEVRYRGFANLTLVHEDALECLRKDSRNWADWKLVSNLPYSVASPILVELAQSNGCPERMVATVQLEVARRLAASAGDPDYGVLTLLIRSRYDVAGWFKIPAPCFFPAPNVDSACVTLVRRRDPLLSPEQAEPFGKIVKRGFSQRRKVMLKLLRSDWPAERLASAYVQLGLAPDIRAEKVSLEQFSELTRLLQPP